The Nitrospirota bacterium nucleotide sequence ACAAGCCGGACATCGCCTACACGCCGACCGAGATGGTCGAGTTCCTGCGCGGCTTCATGGACGCCGTCGGCGTGCCGCGCGCCTCGCTGGTCGGCAACTCCATGGGTGGCGGGCTGGTCATCGGGCTGGCCCTCACCTACCCGGACCGGGCGGACCGGCTGGTGCTGATCGGCGGCCTGCCCGACCACGTCAAGGACCGGCTGGCCAGCCCCCTCATCAAACGGTCGGTGGAGACGAGCGCGCCCACCTGGCTCGTCCGGCTCGGCAACTGGCTGCTGGGCCGGGGCGTGACCGAGTCCGTGCTCAAGGAAATCGTGCACGACCACTCGCTCCTGACTCCGGCCGTGATCGAGCGGTCCTACCGCAACCGGCGGCAGCCCGGGCTGATCGCCGCGATCATGGCCATGCCCAAGAGCCTGCCCCTGTGGGAGGAGGGATTCGCCAAACGGTTCGGCGAGATTCGCCAGCCGACCCTGATCATCTGGGGCAAGGAAGACCGGGTCTTCCCGCTCCAGGCCGGCTGGGACCTGCACGCGGCCATCCCCGGCTCCACCTTCGCCTCGATCCCCGAAGCGGGGCACATCCCCCAGTGGGAGCGGCCGGACCTCGTGAATCCGGCCCTGCTGCGGTTCCTCCACTGAAGAACCGGCCGGCTCACCAACTCGCCTGCGCGCGCCCTTGACACAAGCCGGAATCCGTCGGAAGATACCGCCCGGAACGGACGCCAGGCCGCGCACGTAGCACGGAGGACGACCATGAACCCTTCCTTTCACTCCATACAGACCCTCGCGGTATCGGCCGCGCTGCTCATCACGCTCGGGTTCGGAGGCTGCACGTCCAAGGGCGGCTCCGAGACGGGCTTCATGTACAAGGACCTCCCGGTCGCGAAAGGGACCGCGGCCCCGGGGGACGGCAACTCGGTGACCTTCAAGGGGACGCCCATGGCCCTGGCCGGGCCGGGGATCAA carries:
- a CDS encoding alpha/beta fold hydrolase; this encodes MPARLPILPAFPLLMPLFLTACAAQPEMPLWFDSIQRLPIKTVMVNGDRIAYLDVGAGPPVILVHGFGGSLWQWEYQQAALSASHRVITLDLLGSGLSDKPDIAYTPTEMVEFLRGFMDAVGVPRASLVGNSMGGGLVIGLALTYPDRADRLVLIGGLPDHVKDRLASPLIKRSVETSAPTWLVRLGNWLLGRGVTESVLKEIVHDHSLLTPAVIERSYRNRRQPGLIAAIMAMPKSLPLWEEGFAKRFGEIRQPTLIIWGKEDRVFPLQAGWDLHAAIPGSTFASIPEAGHIPQWERPDLVNPALLRFLH